In Lactiplantibacillus pentosus, the sequence CACTTGCAGTAAGATATTGAAGACGTCCGGGTGGGCCTTTTCAATTTCGTCGAATAAGACGATCGAATACGGATTACGGCGAACCGCTTCAGTTAATTGGCCACCTTCTTCGTAGCCGACATAACCGGGGGCTGCCCCGACGAGCCGTGAAACGGATTCTTTCTCCATATATTCACTCATGTCGATTCGAACCATGTGGTCATCGGCATCGAACAAGTTCTCAGCCAAAGCCTTGGCTAATTCAGTCTTCCCGACCCCAGTTGGTCCGAGGAACATAAATGAACCGAGTGGCCGATTGGGATCTTGTAAGCCGGCCCGTGACCGCAAAACGGCATCGGATACCGCGTCAACGGCCGCGTCTTGGCCAACGACCCGTTCGTGTAAGTGGTCTGCCAAATGCAGCAACTTTTCCCGCTCGCCTGCGACTAACTTGGCTACCGGAATGCCAGTCATCCGTGAAACCACGTTGGCGATCTGGTCCGGGGTGACCGATTCTTCAACTAACCAATCTTCATGATGGTCATTGGCTTCCATCGCCTTTAATTCTTGTTCTAATTCTGGAATCGTGCCGTGCTGCAGTTTGGCCGCCTTTTCCAGATCATAATTACTTTCGGCTGTTTCTAGCTCATGTTTAGCCTTATCAAGCGCGGACTTCTTATCGCTCAATGCTTGCAGGCTCTTCTTTTCACTGTCCCACCGTTCTGATAAGGCGCGTTGCTTTTCTTTGGCACTGGCTAATTCTTTTTGAACATCACCTAACCGTTTAACAGACGCGTCATCGGTCTCTTTTTTGAGCGCCGCTTCTTCGACTTCTAGCCGCATCAATTGACGGTTAACTTGGTCCAGTTCAGTCGGATTCGAGTTCATTTCGACCCGAATTTCGGCGGATGCTTCATCGACCAAGTCCAAGGCTTTGTCTGGCAAATACCGATCAGTGATATAACGGTCGGATAACTTAGCCGCCGCCACTAAGGCATTATCGTGAATACGAACGCCATGGTGAATTTCGAAGCGTTCCTTCAAGCCCCGTAAAATACTGATGGTATCGTCGACGCTTGGTTCCGCAACGAGCACTTTTTGGAACCGCCGTTCGAGTGCCTTATCCTTTTCCATGTACTGACGATATTCATCTAAGGTCGTGGCCCCAATCAAATGGAGTTCGCCCCGTGCGAGCATTGGCTTGAGCAAGTTGCCGGCGTCCATACTGCCTTCCGTCTTGCCCGCGCCCACGATGTTATGAATTTCATCAATGAACATGATGATCTGGCCATCACTCTTCTTGATTTCCTTCAAAACCGCCTTCAACCGCTCTTCAAACTCACCACGGTACTTGGCGCCGGCAATCAGGGAACCCATATCTAGTGAGAATAACGTTTTATCTTTTAAATTTTCAGGGACGTCACCGCGAACGATTCGTTGGGCTAGCCCTTCAACGATGGCCGTCTTCCCAACACCTGGTTCCCCAATTAAGACCGGATTGTTCTTGGTCTTACGTGATAAGATTCGAATCACGTCCAAGATTTCTTCGTCTCGGCCAATCACGGGGTCTTGGTTACCTTGCCGAGCTTGTTTGACCAAATCGACCCCGTACTTTTCTAAGGCCTGATATTGATCTTCTTGGTTGCGAGACGTCACCCGTTGACCGCCGCGAATCCGGTCGACCGCATTTTTAACTTGACCCGCCGTGATTCCTTGACTGGTCAAGTATTTGGTTAGCTGATCACCCGTTTGATCCATTAAGGCGAGTGCCAACGTGTCGGTTGCCAGGTAGTCGTCACCTAAAGATTTGCGTTTGGCATCAGCCGTCTGCATCAGCGTTGCCAAACTACTGCTCATGGTGCTACCATACTGGACGTTGCCGCCACTAACGACCGCGATATCATCTAATTCACGGTCCAATTCTTGTTGTAACTGGTCCAAATCAGCGCCAGCTTCACTGAAGATTTGGCGAACGAGTTCACCTGGTTGCGTCAAAAATTTAAATAAATGGGGCACGCCAATCTCTTGGTGCCGCCGGGTTTGTGCGATATGTTGCGCCTCTTGTAAGGCTTGCTGTAAGCTTTCTGTAAATTGTTCTGGATTCATAGTTCAAAGACCTCCTCAAAAACGGTAGCAAAAAGGCAGCCGTCATAGCTGCCAATGTTTGTTTGACCTTTATTGACTATTAAAGTATAACCGAAAAGGTCAAACAAGGTCAAGAAATTAGTCCTGCTCGTAATTGTCT encodes:
- the clpB gene encoding ATP-dependent chaperone ClpB is translated as MNPEQFTESLQQALQEAQHIAQTRRHQEIGVPHLFKFLTQPGELVRQIFSEAGADLDQLQQELDRELDDIAVVSGGNVQYGSTMSSSLATLMQTADAKRKSLGDDYLATDTLALALMDQTGDQLTKYLTSQGITAGQVKNAVDRIRGGQRVTSRNQEDQYQALEKYGVDLVKQARQGNQDPVIGRDEEILDVIRILSRKTKNNPVLIGEPGVGKTAIVEGLAQRIVRGDVPENLKDKTLFSLDMGSLIAGAKYRGEFEERLKAVLKEIKKSDGQIIMFIDEIHNIVGAGKTEGSMDAGNLLKPMLARGELHLIGATTLDEYRQYMEKDKALERRFQKVLVAEPSVDDTISILRGLKERFEIHHGVRIHDNALVAAAKLSDRYITDRYLPDKALDLVDEASAEIRVEMNSNPTELDQVNRQLMRLEVEEAALKKETDDASVKRLGDVQKELASAKEKQRALSERWDSEKKSLQALSDKKSALDKAKHELETAESNYDLEKAAKLQHGTIPELEQELKAMEANDHHEDWLVEESVTPDQIANVVSRMTGIPVAKLVAGEREKLLHLADHLHERVVGQDAAVDAVSDAVLRSRAGLQDPNRPLGSFMFLGPTGVGKTELAKALAENLFDADDHMVRIDMSEYMEKESVSRLVGAAPGYVGYEEGGQLTEAVRRNPYSIVLFDEIEKAHPDVFNILLQVLDDGRLTDGQGRTVDFKNTILIMTSNLGSELLLAGVDDQGHLSDETHSQVMQLVQSRFKPEFLNRIDDIIMFTPLQLDAIEEIVVKLIDRLSARLQDREITLKISDEAKKWIAKQGYEPAYGARPLRRFITNHVETPLAKEIIAGRVAPKSTVAINLLDDHLVFENQATQPV